A window of Fictibacillus halophilus contains these coding sequences:
- a CDS encoding molecular chaperone HscC, with protein MTTIGIDLGTSNSLVAYWGEDGPVIIPNVLGHNLTPSIVSVDDNGVLLVGDIAKERLITHPHTTASAFKRHMGTKKIYQLGRLEFTPEELSSFVLQSLKRDAEAHLNTPITNAVISVPAYFNDQQRKATKYAAELAGLTVDRLISEPTAAAIAYGLHQKEDDTKFLVFDLGGGTFDVSILELFEGVMEVKSIAGDNFLGGEDFTDSLMNFFMNEKNLSSDDLDAYAHSALFKQAEQCKRDLGRNIQSSVMTLNVNDTTHSLEVTRAQFDRLIQPLILRLRNPVERALRDADMRPDDVDTVILIGGATRMPMIKQTIGKLFGRLPFTSIHPDEAVGLGTAVQVALKERNEAVNEMILTDVCPYSLGINTTKKLGENQYSIGHYSPIIERNTPIPVSRVERYATIDDYQKKLTIDIYQGESRLVENNLKLGELSVKIPSAPAGKEPIDVRFTYDVNGLLEVEVTTLSTGQVKKMVIEQKDGSMTPEEIQARMEKLKDIKIHPRERTENRLILARGERLYEESIGEKRMLAARILEEFELALSTQQEHIIKRAAAKCKEDLDQAESWLTV; from the coding sequence ATGACCACGATTGGAATTGATCTTGGAACATCTAACAGCCTTGTTGCTTATTGGGGAGAGGACGGACCCGTTATCATCCCGAATGTACTCGGCCATAACCTAACTCCATCCATTGTCAGCGTTGATGACAACGGAGTGCTTTTAGTCGGTGATATCGCCAAGGAACGGCTGATCACCCACCCTCATACTACAGCTTCAGCATTCAAACGCCACATGGGAACGAAAAAAATATACCAACTCGGACGTTTAGAGTTCACACCAGAAGAATTATCTTCCTTTGTGCTTCAGTCATTAAAGCGCGATGCAGAAGCTCATTTAAACACGCCTATCACAAACGCAGTGATCAGTGTACCTGCTTACTTTAACGATCAACAGCGAAAAGCGACCAAATATGCAGCTGAACTTGCCGGACTTACGGTTGACCGGCTGATCAGCGAACCAACAGCCGCTGCGATCGCCTACGGCTTACACCAAAAAGAGGATGATACAAAATTCCTTGTTTTCGACCTTGGTGGCGGAACGTTTGACGTCTCCATCCTAGAGCTTTTTGAAGGAGTGATGGAGGTGAAATCCATTGCTGGTGACAACTTTTTAGGCGGCGAAGATTTTACTGACTCCTTAATGAACTTTTTTATGAACGAAAAGAATCTCTCTTCCGATGATCTGGATGCTTATGCTCATTCTGCTCTTTTCAAGCAAGCTGAGCAGTGTAAACGCGATCTCGGCAGAAACATACAGAGTTCGGTAATGACCTTGAACGTGAATGATACGACTCATAGCCTAGAAGTGACCCGAGCTCAATTTGACCGGCTCATACAGCCACTCATCCTCCGCTTGCGAAATCCGGTGGAACGTGCACTTCGTGATGCCGATATGCGTCCAGATGACGTTGATACTGTGATCTTAATTGGTGGAGCGACAAGAATGCCGATGATCAAACAAACGATCGGCAAACTGTTCGGCCGCCTGCCCTTTACCTCCATCCACCCTGATGAAGCCGTGGGTCTGGGTACAGCTGTTCAAGTAGCTCTCAAAGAACGAAACGAAGCGGTAAACGAAATGATTTTAACCGATGTGTGTCCTTATTCACTTGGCATTAACACGACAAAAAAATTAGGCGAAAACCAATATTCTATCGGTCACTACAGTCCGATCATCGAGCGAAACACCCCCATTCCAGTCAGTAGGGTTGAACGTTATGCCACGATCGACGATTATCAAAAAAAGCTCACGATTGATATTTACCAAGGAGAAAGCCGACTTGTTGAAAACAACCTGAAACTTGGAGAACTTTCTGTTAAGATTCCTTCTGCACCTGCGGGCAAAGAGCCCATAGATGTCCGGTTTACATACGATGTGAACGGATTGCTCGAAGTGGAGGTCACCACCCTTAGCACAGGACAAGTGAAAAAGATGGTAATCGAGCAAAAGGACGGGAGTATGACTCCCGAAGAAATACAAGCAAGGATGGAAAAGCTGAAAGACATCAAGATTCATCCACGTGAACGTACAGAAAACCGACTGATCCTCGCTCGCGGGGAACGATTATACGAAGAATCAATCGGTGAAAAACGAATGCTAGCAGCCAGAATTTTAGAGGAGTTTGAACTCGCGCTCTCGACACAGCAAGAACATATTATCAAGCGAGCAGCTGCAAAATGTAAAGAAGATCTCGACCAAGCAGAAAGCTGGCTGACCGTATGA
- a CDS encoding TrmB family transcriptional regulator, with protein sequence MLQKFGFSQYESQVFEVLASSEEPMDATNIVKYSGVPKSKIYEVLSRMIEKGMVLDSVSEKKKLYTALPLSIVIEKLTTEFQENVEQLKNNTSKRKFYDEHVWSLKVDSSIRAQTKQLLQTAEESIRVSGWQDDIQEILPILQEKEKQGVDVEVLVVGELESTLSHVHTLIPAQEHHSLERFRLVVVDETEVIFAGMESQSWQALKTKSRPFIKVFIEFFYHDVALAKITEKHSELMMNDEEIKSVLMKLRY encoded by the coding sequence ATGCTACAAAAATTCGGTTTTTCACAATACGAAAGTCAGGTGTTCGAGGTTCTTGCGTCAAGCGAGGAACCAATGGACGCGACAAATATCGTTAAATACTCGGGTGTTCCGAAATCCAAGATTTATGAAGTATTATCGCGCATGATCGAAAAAGGCATGGTGCTGGATTCGGTTTCAGAGAAGAAGAAACTGTATACCGCGCTACCGCTGTCGATCGTGATCGAGAAGCTGACGACAGAATTTCAGGAAAACGTGGAGCAGCTCAAAAATAATACGTCAAAGCGAAAATTTTACGATGAACACGTTTGGAGTCTGAAGGTGGATTCGTCGATCCGCGCGCAAACGAAGCAGCTTTTGCAAACAGCTGAAGAATCCATTCGCGTTTCTGGCTGGCAAGATGATATTCAAGAAATCCTACCAATTCTGCAGGAAAAGGAAAAGCAGGGCGTGGATGTGGAAGTGCTTGTTGTCGGTGAGTTGGAGTCTACGCTGTCCCATGTGCACACCTTGATTCCTGCACAGGAGCATCACTCGCTAGAGCGATTTCGCCTCGTTGTTGTCGATGAGACAGAAGTCATCTTTGCAGGGATGGAGAGTCAGAGTTGGCAAGCATTGAAGACCAAATCCCGGCCATTTATCAAAGTTTTCATTGAGTTCTTTTATCATGATGTGGCGCTGGCTAAAATTACGGAGAAACATTCCGAACTGATGATGAATGATGAAGAGATTAAGAGCGTATTGATGAAGTTGAGATATTAA
- a CDS encoding DUF1266 domain-containing protein produces the protein MFKKRKRRQKKSLFIDSLAVLCFKGMGSYYWAVNHPKYGVSRVGALYLTGKIDKEIVPTKLDWLLTEGFQKRFSSIKKELLQLTENEQDSLIDSLDAETAHKYRVVRRYMNRLNEHGIAAYDISHCIYNNQIFAKSATLLWSNLKHMSLIRKDRDERSQRAAEQAQLLFSNWNEYVTSFIVGVQFRQNSTADSEAFMKTMEPTFTKLLTSKYSPLQNADWNTNLNV, from the coding sequence GTGTTTAAAAAACGAAAACGTCGACAAAAAAAGTCTCTTTTCATCGATTCGCTCGCTGTACTTTGCTTTAAAGGCATGGGATCGTACTATTGGGCTGTGAATCATCCTAAATACGGTGTCAGTAGGGTTGGTGCTCTTTATTTAACTGGAAAAATAGATAAAGAGATTGTACCTACTAAATTGGATTGGCTTCTCACGGAAGGCTTTCAAAAGAGGTTTTCTTCAATTAAGAAAGAGCTATTACAATTAACAGAAAATGAACAGGACTCACTTATTGATTCACTAGATGCAGAGACCGCTCATAAGTACCGCGTCGTTCGCCGTTATATGAACCGCTTAAACGAACATGGAATTGCGGCGTACGACATATCCCATTGCATCTATAACAACCAAATATTTGCAAAATCAGCTACACTATTATGGAGTAATCTCAAACACATGTCATTGATTAGAAAAGACCGGGACGAGCGCTCACAACGTGCTGCTGAGCAGGCACAATTACTCTTTTCAAACTGGAATGAATATGTGACATCATTTATTGTAGGGGTACAATTTCGTCAAAATTCTACTGCTGATTCAGAAGCATTCATGAAAACCATGGAGCCCACCTTTACCAAGCTTCTAACATCTAAATACAGCCCATTACAAAATGCAGATTGGAATACTAATTTGAATGTGTAG
- a CDS encoding J domain-containing protein — MNGYWAILGIEPTDDLSVIKKAYSKQLKVHHPEDDPEGYQRLREAFDRAKQDLKRRERVPAHAEAAVVETSWPEPSLSHYNQEQKRVTPVILPDVESLKSIETFIENVESLYSDITSRISEEAWLELLDDELLWSIEHKQEVSEELLYFISEHHLLPRKIWLLLENQFQWYELMKEDLDILDTETKERFFPYYKKRIGPSFDLSYEFAANAQDIHHDEFFRARERAFDAFFEGDMNSAENEAAAAKEIFSGDPDLLLIQGLLAAHQQAYDEAEIFLSKAYSLRPVHQQTITHLAQIFLLRKDFDQAAHLLLHHQDTKEAKFLLATVYVKSEQYEKAETLLSAMVSSWPDDTDVISLLGHAFFKQEKWLEARKQFTRIREIEPYDGEAITMLAEINRILHTRKIRKKLKRRIPKSQLKKEMNYYSLKKKMLIFLISQLRWRLLLPLVLAYISYKKVSEIDEKTNPFWLMFMFILNLFISSDQDFYDFIFWPAIWSIVFLVSVFFIWREWKKIFRGLR, encoded by the coding sequence ATGAACGGATACTGGGCCATTCTAGGCATCGAACCAACAGACGATCTTTCAGTCATCAAAAAAGCCTATTCCAAACAACTGAAGGTTCACCATCCAGAAGATGATCCCGAAGGCTATCAAAGACTTCGGGAAGCTTTTGATCGTGCCAAACAAGATTTAAAAAGAAGAGAGCGAGTTCCGGCACATGCTGAAGCTGCCGTTGTAGAAACGTCTTGGCCCGAACCTTCTCTTTCTCATTACAATCAAGAACAAAAAAGAGTAACTCCTGTTATCTTGCCTGATGTTGAATCGCTAAAATCCATCGAAACATTTATAGAAAATGTTGAAAGTCTTTATAGCGATATCACATCAAGAATTTCGGAAGAGGCATGGTTGGAATTATTAGACGATGAACTGCTATGGAGCATCGAGCACAAGCAGGAAGTAAGCGAGGAACTTCTCTACTTTATATCCGAACATCATCTCTTACCAAGGAAAATTTGGCTTCTTCTCGAGAACCAGTTCCAATGGTACGAGCTGATGAAAGAGGATCTCGATATTCTTGATACAGAAACAAAAGAACGATTCTTTCCTTATTACAAAAAACGGATAGGACCCTCTTTCGATTTATCATATGAATTTGCAGCAAACGCGCAAGACATCCATCATGACGAATTCTTCCGAGCAAGAGAAAGAGCGTTCGACGCGTTTTTTGAAGGAGACATGAATTCAGCAGAAAATGAAGCGGCAGCAGCTAAAGAAATTTTCTCAGGTGATCCTGATCTGTTGCTCATCCAAGGACTGCTAGCTGCACATCAGCAAGCCTACGACGAGGCGGAAATTTTTCTTTCAAAAGCTTATTCCCTGCGACCCGTTCATCAGCAAACTATTACTCATTTGGCGCAGATTTTCCTTTTAAGAAAAGACTTTGACCAGGCAGCTCATCTGTTGCTCCATCATCAAGACACCAAAGAAGCGAAGTTTCTTCTCGCGACTGTCTACGTTAAGAGTGAACAATATGAAAAAGCAGAGACCCTACTCTCCGCTATGGTCTCATCGTGGCCAGATGACACGGACGTAATCAGTCTGCTGGGTCATGCGTTTTTCAAACAAGAAAAATGGCTTGAAGCGAGGAAACAGTTCACACGGATTCGAGAAATAGAACCATACGATGGAGAAGCGATCACCATGTTAGCCGAAATCAATCGCATATTACATACTCGGAAAATACGCAAAAAGCTAAAGCGTCGAATACCGAAGAGCCAATTAAAGAAAGAGATGAACTATTATTCTCTCAAGAAAAAAATGCTTATTTTCTTGATTAGCCAGTTAAGATGGAGGCTGCTACTCCCACTCGTACTCGCCTATATCAGCTATAAGAAGGTTAGTGAAATCGATGAAAAAACAAACCCATTCTGGCTCATGTTCATGTTTATCCTTAACTTGTTCATCTCATCAGATCAGGACTTTTACGACTTTATTTTTTGGCCAGCCATCTGGTCGATTGTATTCCTCGTCTCCGTTTTTTTCATTTGGCGAGAGTGGAAAAAAATCTTTCGAGGACTTCGATAA
- a CDS encoding bifunctional metallophosphatase/5'-nucleotidase: MSVKQSFKRLLASSLAVGLLSSQIATASYAAPQQETHKKKHHPRTFNLSLMHTNDTHAHLDNVAKRITAIKEVRAEKPDALLLDAGDVFSGTLYFNEFKGQADLEFMNLAGYDLMTFGNHEFDLGSSPEGHQALANFVKKADFPFVSSNVDFSEDANMKELTNKRIPIKAKDSNIYPAVIKRVNHERVGFIGLTTEETADIASPENVKFNNYIESAQKAVKSLERRGVNKIVAITHLGYDDNPQYDNDLELAKHVDGIDVIVGGHSHTTLAEPVIVDKDENDKQKDASTVIVQAYQYGDFLGTLDVQFNKKGQVIGQTGKLIEVKTKTDDPEATELLKKYSSKIEELKNTPTGGEAVNALENPRSSTDGPSVRSNETELGNLITDGMLDKAKELNPNVEIALQNGGGIRAPIDAGPITYGDVLTTLPFGNTLATMKLTGAEIKTALEHSVSQSPKESGGFLHVSGMKFTYDSTKAVGSRVVSMEVKNPDGSYTTIDTAKEYVIATNAFTAKGGDGFTVFKTAYEQGRVTDLGLSDWENLRDYVAKLKTVDPKVEGRIVDVAKK, translated from the coding sequence ATGTCCGTTAAACAATCGTTTAAAAGATTACTAGCTTCCTCACTTGCGGTTGGCCTTCTTTCTTCACAAATTGCAACCGCTTCCTATGCTGCACCTCAGCAAGAAACACATAAAAAGAAACACCATCCAAGAACGTTCAACCTCTCTTTGATGCACACGAACGACACGCATGCACATTTAGACAATGTGGCAAAACGTATTACCGCTATTAAAGAAGTTCGCGCCGAAAAACCAGATGCACTGCTGCTGGATGCTGGCGACGTATTCTCTGGCACCCTCTATTTTAATGAGTTTAAAGGACAAGCCGATCTTGAATTTATGAACCTAGCAGGCTATGACCTTATGACATTTGGTAACCATGAGTTTGACCTGGGATCGAGTCCTGAAGGTCACCAAGCACTTGCTAACTTTGTAAAAAAGGCAGATTTTCCTTTCGTTAGCTCTAATGTAGACTTTTCAGAAGACGCAAACATGAAGGAACTGACAAATAAAAGAATTCCGATTAAAGCAAAGGACAGTAACATCTATCCTGCTGTGATCAAACGCGTGAACCATGAACGAGTTGGGTTCATCGGTCTTACAACTGAGGAAACAGCAGACATCGCAAGTCCTGAAAACGTAAAGTTTAATAACTATATTGAATCTGCACAAAAAGCAGTTAAGTCATTAGAACGTCGTGGCGTGAACAAGATCGTAGCGATCACTCACCTTGGATATGATGACAATCCTCAGTATGACAACGATCTAGAACTAGCCAAGCACGTTGATGGAATCGATGTTATCGTTGGGGGGCACAGCCACACAACATTAGCTGAGCCTGTTATAGTAGATAAAGATGAAAATGACAAACAGAAAGATGCTTCTACGGTTATTGTCCAAGCCTATCAATATGGTGATTTTCTAGGTACATTGGATGTACAATTCAATAAAAAAGGGCAAGTCATCGGACAAACTGGAAAATTAATCGAAGTTAAAACAAAAACAGATGATCCGGAAGCTACTGAATTATTGAAAAAATATTCTAGTAAAATTGAAGAGCTAAAAAATACACCGACTGGCGGCGAAGCTGTAAATGCGCTCGAAAACCCGCGTTCAAGTACAGACGGACCGAGCGTGAGAAGTAACGAAACAGAACTCGGAAACCTCATCACAGATGGCATGCTAGATAAAGCAAAAGAGCTTAATCCAAATGTGGAGATTGCCCTTCAAAATGGTGGCGGAATCCGTGCTCCAATCGATGCTGGTCCGATCACATACGGTGATGTTTTAACAACGCTTCCGTTTGGTAACACACTAGCAACTATGAAATTAACAGGTGCTGAGATAAAGACAGCTCTTGAGCACAGCGTGAGTCAATCGCCAAAAGAAAGCGGCGGGTTCTTACACGTGTCTGGTATGAAGTTTACTTATGACAGCACTAAAGCTGTTGGCAGCCGCGTTGTCTCGATGGAAGTTAAGAACCCAGATGGCTCTTACACAACAATAGACACAGCGAAAGAATATGTGATCGCAACGAATGCGTTCACTGCAAAAGGTGGAGATGGATTCACAGTATTCAAAACCGCTTATGAGCAAGGCCGCGTAACAGATCTTGGACTATCTGACTGGGAGAACTTACGTGATTATGTAGCTAAATTGAAGACGGTCGATCCGAAAGTGGAAGGTCGTATTGTGGATGTAGCGAAAAAGTAG
- a CDS encoding DUF5068 domain-containing protein yields the protein MLKAKSKSKFVVVAGLSAVLMLSGCGDSEKASGDKEEKEVKVEEKAKAADEPKKEEKNEEKKEEPASGDSGEVLNPYIEEDTGGKVEVLYTNSNPGFVNEGSGFKVTIDEYQLVKVTGMNESTAARFDDSPNGYILTARMSVDNQSGKDVYFNGTTNIRLTDNLTYIPSNTRNFIEEGKGLRPKTYTEGIDGNTNMYKAGEKTSGLITFMITEADYQTMTSVKPKFVIEASAAPNKDFSGMQDFMQEKIFDFAYSGEQAKASASEQKFYPDLMSANNLADKKMIFEKTGIGQKQTVGDMEVTLEGVQYTEVIPTAGNESRFEDAELVALTVKTMIKNNGKKEIDIYNVPGKVTIDKDRGSALSNAFAEPRDPKSVKPGEEKEKYTVFLFRKDEFQLFKSFDLEVGPFFGDGKYLFGEKKAKFTLPR from the coding sequence TTGTTGAAAGCTAAGTCTAAATCTAAGTTCGTTGTTGTGGCAGGACTATCTGCTGTCCTCATGCTAAGTGGATGTGGAGATAGCGAAAAGGCATCAGGAGATAAGGAAGAGAAAGAAGTAAAAGTTGAAGAGAAAGCAAAAGCTGCTGACGAGCCGAAAAAAGAAGAGAAAAATGAAGAGAAAAAAGAGGAGCCAGCAAGCGGTGATTCGGGCGAAGTGTTGAATCCTTACATAGAAGAAGATACAGGTGGAAAAGTTGAAGTCCTGTATACGAATAGCAATCCTGGGTTCGTAAATGAAGGTAGTGGCTTTAAAGTTACAATTGATGAGTACCAACTCGTAAAAGTGACGGGTATGAACGAGTCAACAGCTGCACGTTTTGATGATTCACCAAACGGTTATATCCTCACGGCACGTATGTCTGTTGATAACCAATCTGGGAAAGACGTTTATTTTAACGGAACAACGAATATTCGTCTAACTGATAACCTAACGTACATTCCATCCAACACAAGAAATTTTATTGAAGAAGGAAAAGGACTGCGTCCGAAAACATATACAGAGGGCATCGACGGCAATACCAACATGTATAAAGCTGGTGAGAAGACGTCGGGTCTGATCACGTTCATGATCACAGAAGCGGATTACCAAACGATGACGAGTGTAAAACCAAAGTTCGTTATTGAAGCAAGCGCTGCACCAAACAAAGATTTCAGTGGTATGCAAGATTTTATGCAAGAAAAGATCTTTGATTTTGCATATAGCGGAGAACAAGCAAAGGCATCCGCAAGTGAGCAAAAGTTCTATCCAGACTTAATGTCAGCTAACAATCTAGCAGATAAGAAAATGATTTTTGAGAAAACAGGCATCGGACAAAAACAAACAGTCGGTGACATGGAAGTGACGTTAGAAGGCGTTCAGTACACAGAAGTCATCCCAACAGCAGGTAACGAGTCGCGCTTTGAAGATGCAGAGTTAGTCGCGTTAACGGTTAAAACGATGATCAAAAACAACGGTAAGAAAGAGATCGACATCTACAACGTACCTGGAAAAGTAACCATCGATAAAGACCGCGGATCAGCATTAAGCAATGCGTTCGCAGAGCCACGCGATCCGAAAAGTGTGAAGCCAGGCGAAGAGAAAGAAAAGTATACCGTATTCTTATTCCGTAAAGACGAATTCCAATTGTTCAAGTCGTTTGATTTAGAGGTTGGCCCGTTCTTTGGAGACGGAAAGTACCTGTTTGGCGAGAAAAAAGCGAAGTTTACGTTACCGAGGTAA
- a CDS encoding copper amine oxidase N-terminal domain-containing protein, which translates to MKKISVLLLALLIMFGMFSPRSASAMNAPFVYMKGQKLSFTNQVKTQNGVTFIELRKVFELLGVKLTYTPSTMEITGEKKDYILKTKVGSDSAYINGVEKKMPAPSYAKNSRTMIPLRFLSEHMGLKVDWVKEISSIIITGDNLYSDLTFTKEELNKDLLSQFKEGKLGNFPIGIISQYDDQYFEMLGAPQAVNNKERYYTYGDYRLYYEMFRHGNTYIKELRVYPQAFEALSLNKVRDTLGKPHKMYTDQKTGTTVYVWNDTKHSMGFHFIDSNHLEYISVK; encoded by the coding sequence GTGAAGAAAATCAGTGTTCTACTACTTGCTCTCTTGATCATGTTTGGTATGTTCTCTCCACGATCAGCATCAGCAATGAACGCTCCCTTTGTTTATATGAAGGGGCAAAAGCTGAGTTTTACGAATCAAGTAAAAACGCAAAACGGTGTCACATTTATTGAATTACGAAAAGTTTTTGAATTGCTAGGAGTGAAACTCACTTACACACCTAGTACGATGGAGATCACAGGAGAAAAGAAAGATTATATTTTAAAGACAAAAGTAGGTTCTGATAGTGCCTATATCAATGGGGTAGAAAAAAAGATGCCTGCTCCGTCTTATGCGAAGAACAGCAGAACGATGATCCCGCTTCGCTTTCTTAGTGAGCATATGGGTTTGAAGGTCGACTGGGTCAAAGAAATCAGTAGCATCATCATTACAGGTGATAATCTATATTCTGACCTTACTTTTACAAAAGAAGAGCTTAACAAGGATCTTCTCTCTCAGTTTAAAGAGGGCAAACTAGGAAACTTCCCTATCGGTATCATTAGTCAGTACGACGATCAGTACTTTGAAATGCTAGGTGCACCACAAGCTGTAAATAACAAGGAACGTTATTACACGTATGGCGATTACCGACTATACTATGAGATGTTCAGACATGGAAATACATATATCAAAGAACTTCGTGTGTATCCTCAAGCATTTGAAGCACTTTCATTAAACAAAGTAAGAGATACGTTAGGAAAGCCACATAAAATGTATACCGACCAAAAGACAGGAACCACTGTTTATGTTTGGAATGATACAAAGCACTCTATGGGGTTCCACTTTATCGATTCGAACCATCTGGAATATATTAGTGTGAAATAA
- the galE gene encoding UDP-glucose 4-epimerase GalE, whose protein sequence is MSILVLGGAGYIGSHAVYALIQQKYKVVVVDNLQTGHKQSLHPEAVFYEGDIRDGDFLRSVFSKEEITGVLHFAAYSLVGESMENPLAYFDNNVYGTQKLLEVMVEFDVKHIVFSSSAATYGDQDVMPITEVMETNPSSTYGDTKLIMEKLMKWCDTAYGMKYVSLRYFNVAGARSTGEIGEDHSPETHLIPLVLQVALGKRESISIFGDDYPTEDGTCIRDYIHVEDLIDAHILALQYLQNGGESNIFNLGSNKGYSVQQIIESARKVTGHPIPEIVTPRRAGDPASLIASSDKAVEILGWEPKRTDINKIIEDAWKWQHSHPEGYTYNPITSKSFIQ, encoded by the coding sequence ATGAGTATTCTTGTTCTTGGTGGTGCGGGTTACATTGGTTCCCATGCCGTATATGCGTTAATTCAACAGAAGTATAAAGTGGTTGTTGTAGATAATCTCCAAACGGGTCATAAACAGTCTTTGCATCCTGAAGCTGTTTTTTATGAAGGCGATATTCGGGATGGAGATTTTCTAAGATCTGTTTTTTCAAAAGAGGAAATTACAGGGGTTCTTCATTTTGCTGCTTATTCACTTGTTGGAGAATCCATGGAAAATCCTTTAGCCTATTTTGATAACAACGTATATGGAACTCAAAAGTTACTAGAAGTTATGGTTGAATTTGATGTGAAACACATTGTTTTTTCTTCTTCTGCCGCAACTTATGGAGATCAAGATGTTATGCCGATTACAGAAGTTATGGAAACAAATCCTTCAAGTACGTATGGCGATACCAAGTTGATCATGGAAAAGTTAATGAAATGGTGTGACACAGCTTACGGTATGAAATATGTTTCTCTTCGCTACTTTAATGTAGCGGGAGCACGTTCCACGGGTGAAATTGGAGAAGATCACAGTCCGGAAACACATTTAATCCCACTCGTTCTTCAGGTCGCTCTTGGAAAAAGAGAATCCATCTCTATTTTCGGAGATGATTATCCCACAGAGGATGGGACTTGTATCCGAGATTATATTCATGTAGAAGATTTGATTGACGCTCACATCTTAGCTCTTCAGTATCTTCAAAATGGTGGCGAAAGTAATATTTTTAACCTTGGAAGCAATAAGGGGTATTCCGTTCAACAAATTATTGAGTCTGCAAGAAAAGTAACGGGACATCCTATTCCGGAAATAGTGACACCAAGAAGAGCAGGTGACCCAGCAAGTTTAATTGCTTCTTCAGACAAAGCCGTGGAAATTTTAGGCTGGGAGCCTAAGCGCACCGACATTAATAAAATTATTGAAGATGCATGGAAATGGCAACATTCACATCCTGAAGGTTATACCTATAACCCTATAACCAGTAAGTCGTTCATTCAATGA